The proteins below come from a single Rhodanobacter sp. LX-99 genomic window:
- the waaA gene encoding lipid IV(A) 3-deoxy-D-manno-octulosonic acid transferase, which yields MRYLYTLAMFLVTPLLVLRLLARGVRSRPYHRRWPERFGFFDPPGFSGSLWVHAVSVGEVNAAEPLIKALRRDYPNAPLVVTTVTPTGTARVQQLFGDSVFHVYLPYDLPYAVGRFLKKVRPRLALIVETEIWPNLYFACRRRGIPLMIVNARLSERSLRGYKPLRGLLRSALRCVRLIAAQSRTDAARYRLLGADPEQVLVTGNMKFDMPIPDGAVAEGASMRGHWGPRRPVWMAASTHEGEELAVLEAHLQVLKRLPDALLLLAPRHPERFRAVEHAVRSLGFTTATRSLEGVPSASHQVFVIDAMGQLMPFFAASDLAFVGGSLVPIGGHNVLEPAALSVPVLVGPRTFNFEEITRSLIEEGGAERVADAERLGPAVLQLLLDAAKRARMGQAAQCVFDRERGAVQRVMRLIDTLLQE from the coding sequence TTGCGCTATCTCTACACCCTCGCGATGTTCCTGGTGACGCCGCTGCTGGTATTGCGGCTGCTGGCGCGCGGGGTGCGTTCGCGGCCCTACCACCGGCGCTGGCCGGAACGGTTCGGCTTCTTCGATCCGCCCGGCTTCAGCGGCAGCCTGTGGGTGCACGCGGTGTCGGTGGGCGAGGTGAATGCGGCCGAGCCGCTGATCAAGGCGTTGCGGCGGGATTACCCGAACGCGCCGCTGGTGGTCACCACGGTCACGCCGACCGGCACGGCGCGCGTGCAGCAGCTGTTCGGCGACAGCGTGTTCCACGTCTACCTGCCGTATGACCTGCCGTACGCGGTGGGCCGCTTCCTGAAGAAGGTCCGGCCGCGGCTGGCGCTGATCGTGGAAACCGAGATCTGGCCGAATCTGTACTTCGCCTGCCGCCGGCGCGGCATCCCGCTAATGATCGTCAACGCGCGATTGTCGGAACGCTCGCTGCGCGGCTACAAGCCGCTGCGCGGGTTGCTCCGTTCGGCGCTGCGCTGCGTGCGCCTGATCGCCGCGCAGTCGCGCACCGACGCCGCGCGCTATCGCCTGCTCGGCGCCGATCCGGAGCAGGTGCTGGTGACCGGCAACATGAAGTTCGACATGCCGATACCGGACGGCGCGGTGGCCGAAGGCGCATCGATGCGCGGGCACTGGGGTCCGCGGCGACCGGTGTGGATGGCGGCCAGCACTCACGAGGGCGAGGAGCTGGCGGTACTGGAAGCGCACCTGCAGGTATTGAAGCGATTGCCCGATGCGCTGCTGCTGCTTGCGCCGCGCCATCCGGAACGCTTCCGGGCAGTCGAGCATGCGGTGCGCAGCCTCGGCTTCACGACCGCCACGCGCAGTCTCGAGGGCGTGCCGTCCGCATCGCACCAGGTCTTCGTGATCGACGCCATGGGGCAGTTGATGCCGTTCTTCGCGGCCTCGGACCTCGCCTTCGTCGGCGGCAGCCTGGTGCCGATCGGCGGCCACAACGTGCTGGAGCCGGCGGCCCTGTCGGTGCCGGTGCTGGTGGGTCCGCGGACCTTCAACTTCGAGGAGATCACCCGCAGCCTGATCGAAGAAGGCGGCGCCGAGCGCGTGGCGGATGCCGAGCGGCTGGGGCCGGCCGTGCTGCAGTTGCTGCTCGATGCGGCGAAGCGCGCACGGATGGGGCAGGCTGCGCAGTGCGTGTTCGATCGCGAGCGCGGCGCGGTGCAGCGGGTCATGCGGCTGATCGACACCTTGCTGCAGGAATGA
- the lpxL gene encoding LpxL/LpxP family Kdo(2)-lipid IV(A) lauroyl/palmitoleoyl acyltransferase codes for MPRPTFTRSLLAPRHWPAWLGVGAIWLIARLPQRALMWLGRRLGALVPRVPSARRRIAAANIALCFPELDAIARAALVDANLRDIGLMLVEFALGWMGSDRRMASIPTRIEGLEHLEAARAQGKGVLLVGGHFSHLELCARLVSQRIRIAGMYRRMDSAVFEWVVLRARLDYADAMFEKDDIRGTVKYLRGGGTLWYAPDQDMRSKDTVFVPFFGVPAATITATHHLARMSGALVIPFFHRRLPGGQGYALRLGAPLDGFPGTDVETDTARVNACIEQMVREAPEQYLWVHKRFKTRPPGTPAIY; via the coding sequence ATGCCCCGCCCCACCTTCACCCGTTCGCTGCTCGCGCCGCGCCACTGGCCGGCGTGGCTGGGCGTGGGCGCGATCTGGCTGATCGCGCGGCTGCCGCAGCGCGCGCTGATGTGGCTTGGCCGCCGGCTCGGCGCGCTGGTGCCGCGGGTTCCCTCCGCGCGACGGCGCATCGCCGCGGCGAACATCGCGCTGTGCTTTCCCGAACTCGATGCCATTGCGCGCGCCGCGCTGGTCGACGCGAACCTGCGCGACATCGGCCTGATGCTGGTGGAGTTCGCGCTGGGCTGGATGGGCAGCGACCGGCGCATGGCCAGCATCCCGACCCGCATCGAGGGGCTGGAACACCTCGAAGCGGCGCGCGCGCAGGGCAAGGGCGTGCTGCTGGTCGGCGGGCACTTCTCGCACCTGGAACTGTGCGCGCGGCTGGTCTCGCAGCGCATCCGCATCGCCGGCATGTACCGCCGGATGGACTCGGCCGTGTTCGAGTGGGTGGTGCTGCGCGCGCGGCTGGACTACGCCGACGCGATGTTCGAGAAGGACGATATCCGCGGCACCGTGAAGTACCTGCGCGGCGGCGGCACGCTGTGGTACGCGCCGGACCAGGACATGCGCAGCAAGGACACCGTGTTCGTGCCGTTCTTCGGCGTGCCGGCGGCCACCATCACCGCCACCCATCACCTGGCGCGGATGTCCGGCGCGCTGGTGATCCCGTTCTTCCATCGCCGCCTGCCCGGCGGGCAGGGTTACGCGCTGCGCCTCGGCGCGCCGCTGGATGGCTTCCCCGGTACTGACGTGGAAACCGACACCGCCCGCGTCAACGCCTGCATCGAGCAGATGGTGCGCGAGGCGCCTGAGCAATACCTGTGGGTGCACAAGCGCTTCAAGACCCGCCCGCCCGGCACACCCGCGATCTACTGA
- a CDS encoding polysaccharide deacetylase family protein, with product MYHNIARAPRDLHVYRSLFVSPAAFARQMWLLRRLGYTGLSMSAAMPYLRGERSGRIAVITLDDGYVDNLDSALPILQRHGFSATCYVVSGSIGRYNQWDAERLGVRKPLMSAEQLRDWHRGGMEIGAHSRSHPRLTQCDDAQLHDEIHGSKATLEDRLGVSVTQFCYPYGDADERVAGVVREAGFAAATTTRRGRAFAGMDLWQLPRVQVARHHLLPQFAMRVLSRYEDRRA from the coding sequence ATGTACCACAACATCGCGCGCGCACCGCGCGACCTGCACGTGTACCGCAGCTTGTTCGTGAGCCCGGCGGCATTCGCGCGGCAGATGTGGCTGCTGCGCCGACTCGGCTACACCGGGTTGTCCATGTCGGCCGCGATGCCGTACCTGCGCGGCGAACGCAGCGGCCGCATCGCCGTCATCACGCTGGACGACGGCTACGTGGACAACCTGGACTCGGCCCTGCCCATCCTGCAGCGGCACGGCTTCAGCGCCACCTGCTACGTGGTCAGCGGCAGCATCGGGCGATACAACCAGTGGGACGCCGAACGGCTGGGCGTGCGCAAGCCGCTGATGTCGGCGGAGCAGCTGCGCGATTGGCACCGTGGCGGCATGGAAATCGGCGCGCACAGCCGCAGCCACCCACGCCTGACGCAATGCGATGACGCGCAACTGCACGACGAGATCCACGGCAGCAAGGCGACGCTGGAGGATCGCCTCGGCGTATCGGTCACGCAGTTCTGTTACCCGTATGGCGACGCCGACGAGCGCGTGGCCGGCGTGGTGCGCGAAGCCGGCTTCGCCGCCGCGACCACGACCCGGCGTGGCCGGGCCTTCGCCGGCATGGACCTGTGGCAACTGCCGCGGGTGCAGGTGGCGCGCCACCACCTGCTGCCGCAATTCGCCATGCGGGTGCTGTCGCGCTACGAGGATCGCCGCGCATGA
- a CDS encoding TolC family outer membrane protein, with translation MRLKLLTLALALAAISLPSHGEDLLDAYREARANDPVLSQADATRLAIGEGVDQARASLLPQIDASMSLSQTNGGNQIGHSRARTIKGTLSQTVLDFSKYANLKAAHSASDAQDELYQAAAQELYGRVAAAYFGVLTSEDELTYAKANEDAFRQQYEQSDQRFKVGLSAITDVYQAKAYYEAAKSQTIAAQNALNDAREALTQITGKPTGDLKKLRDDLPMQPPAPADQESWVKQALETNPNLLTQKYNVETAQHNISAARAAHLPTITAGVSYGKGAGWSESDASGRYRDPASTTIGLTLNVPIFSGGATQSRVRQSIYQRDAATDALEAQRRQVVRDTLNYYRSVIAGIAQVESAKASVDSGRKALEATRAGFDVGTQTMTNVLLAIQTLTSSESSYSQARHQFILNKLLLKQTAGTAELKDIEAINALLQ, from the coding sequence GCTCACTCTTGCACTGGCCCTGGCCGCCATCTCGCTGCCCAGCCATGGCGAGGATCTGCTCGATGCCTATCGCGAAGCGCGCGCCAATGATCCGGTGCTGTCGCAGGCCGACGCCACCCGCCTGGCCATCGGCGAAGGGGTGGACCAGGCACGCGCGTCGCTGCTGCCGCAGATCGACGCAAGCATGAGCCTGAGCCAGACCAACGGCGGCAACCAGATCGGCCACAGCCGCGCGCGCACGATCAAGGGTACGCTCAGCCAGACCGTGCTCGACTTCAGCAAGTACGCCAACCTCAAGGCCGCCCACTCGGCGTCGGACGCGCAGGACGAGCTGTACCAGGCGGCGGCGCAGGAGCTTTACGGGCGCGTGGCCGCGGCCTACTTCGGCGTGCTGACCAGCGAAGACGAGCTGACCTACGCCAAGGCCAACGAGGACGCCTTCCGCCAGCAGTACGAGCAGTCCGACCAGCGCTTCAAGGTCGGCCTCTCGGCGATCACCGACGTGTACCAGGCCAAGGCCTATTACGAGGCGGCCAAGTCGCAGACCATCGCTGCGCAGAATGCGCTGAACGATGCGCGCGAGGCGCTCACCCAGATCACCGGCAAGCCGACCGGCGACCTGAAGAAGCTGCGCGACGACCTGCCGATGCAGCCGCCGGCGCCGGCCGACCAGGAAAGCTGGGTCAAGCAGGCGCTGGAAACCAATCCCAACCTGCTCACGCAGAAATACAACGTGGAGACGGCCCAGCACAACATCAGCGCCGCGCGCGCCGCCCACCTGCCGACGATCACCGCCGGCGTCTCCTACGGCAAGGGCGCCGGCTGGTCGGAAAGCGACGCCTCCGGCCGCTACCGCGACCCCGCCTCGACCACGATCGGGTTGACCTTGAACGTGCCGATCTTCTCCGGCGGCGCGACCCAGTCGCGCGTGCGCCAGTCGATCTACCAGCGCGATGCCGCCACCGACGCGCTGGAAGCGCAGCGGCGCCAGGTGGTACGCGACACGCTCAACTACTACCGCTCGGTGATCGCCGGCATCGCCCAGGTGGAATCGGCCAAGGCTTCGGTGGACTCCGGCCGCAAGGCGCTCGAGGCGACCCGTGCCGGCTTCGATGTCGGCACCCAGACGATGACCAACGTGCTGCTGGCGATCCAGACCCTGACCTCCTCGGAAAGCAGCTACTCGCAGGCCCGCCACCAGTTCATCCTGAACAAGCTGCTGCTCAAGCAGACCGCGGGCACGGCCGAGCTGAAGGACATCGAGGCTATCAACGCGCTGCTGCAGTAA